One genomic region from Candidatus Hydrogenedentota bacterium encodes:
- a CDS encoding sugar phosphate nucleotidyltransferase, which translates to MDKEHPRFSQEITGVALAAGKGSRMMSLQTLLPKPVLPVLDKPIVYHQLEAMARLGIRKAIIVVGHRGYEVVRQIERQPPVGIEIDYVPQESTLGIAHCVGCLESAIEGPFLLFLGDIYFHAPKLEGIITVFRESKADAVLGAIEEEDTSAISRNYCIVTDEHGLARQVIEKPRFPKSRLKGVGIYLFTPVVFDAIRRTSRTAMRDEYEITDSIQILIDLGYGVRTCTDIIHDLNVTFPRDLLDLNLWALKHEGRDKYVAETAHIGPGVVIETSVVGAGAVIGAGSVLKNSVVFAGATVPPDRLLEDVIVTESDICRT; encoded by the coding sequence TTGGACAAAGAGCACCCCCGTTTTTCGCAAGAGATTACCGGTGTCGCGCTCGCGGCCGGCAAAGGCTCGCGGATGATGAGCCTGCAGACCCTGCTCCCCAAACCCGTCCTGCCCGTGCTGGACAAACCCATCGTGTACCATCAGTTGGAGGCGATGGCGCGTCTGGGCATACGCAAGGCGATCATCGTGGTGGGGCATCGCGGTTACGAAGTGGTACGCCAGATCGAGCGCCAGCCGCCGGTCGGCATCGAGATTGACTACGTGCCTCAGGAGAGCACCCTCGGCATCGCCCACTGCGTGGGATGTCTCGAGAGCGCCATCGAGGGGCCGTTCTTGTTGTTCCTGGGCGATATCTACTTCCATGCTCCAAAACTGGAGGGGATAATCACGGTATTTCGCGAGAGCAAGGCCGATGCGGTGCTGGGGGCCATCGAGGAAGAAGATACCAGCGCGATCTCGCGCAACTATTGCATTGTGACCGACGAACACGGCCTGGCCCGGCAGGTGATCGAGAAGCCGCGCTTCCCGAAGAGCAGACTCAAGGGCGTGGGCATTTACCTTTTTACCCCGGTGGTGTTCGACGCCATCCGCCGCACATCCCGCACCGCCATGCGCGACGAATACGAGATCACCGACAGCATCCAGATACTGATCGACCTGGGCTATGGCGTTCGGACTTGCACCGACATCATTCACGACCTCAACGTCACGTTTCCGCGCGACTTGCTGGACCTGAATCTGTGGGCTCTCAAGCACGAAGGCCGTGACAAGTACGTTGCCGAAACCGCCCATATTGGCCCCGGGGTTGTGATCGAGACATCCGTTGTCGGCGCGGGCGCGGTCATCGGGGCGGGTTCGGTGCTGAAGAATTCAGTTGTGTTCGCGGGGGCAACGGTCCCCCCGGACCGCCTTCTCGAAGACGTCATCGTCACGGAGTCCGATATCTGCCGCACGTGA
- a CDS encoding NAD-dependent epimerase/dehydratase family protein encodes MCASTTQRRALVTGGAGFIGSHLCELLLGAGWGVRVLDDLTSGSRANVAPGVEFVEGDVRSSRDALAACAGIDCVFHLAARVSIRHSVETFRDDADTNLMGTLTMLQAAGESGVRRFVHTSSMAVYSDAGEGLFVSESHPASPLSPYGISKLAGEHYVFMMGSRLGLEPVVLRLFNTYGTRQGYTPYVGVITIFVTNILAGKPCVIFGDGRQRRDFVHVADVAEAFRLAAESDAAPGQAFNVGSGRGATVSELADLLQSMLGRATFTHEPAQATELRNSVADISKARQLLGYRPRGTLEERLPEVIGYLKSRPA; translated from the coding sequence ATGTGCGCATCGACGACACAACGCCGCGCGCTGGTTACGGGGGGCGCGGGATTCATCGGTTCCCACCTGTGCGAACTGCTGCTCGGGGCGGGCTGGGGCGTGCGCGTGCTGGACGACCTGACCTCGGGTTCCCGCGCGAACGTGGCGCCGGGCGTAGAGTTCGTGGAAGGCGATGTGCGGTCTTCGCGGGACGCGCTGGCGGCCTGCGCGGGCATTGACTGCGTGTTTCACCTCGCCGCCCGCGTGTCCATCCGGCATTCGGTTGAGACCTTCCGGGATGACGCCGACACGAATCTCATGGGCACGCTCACGATGTTGCAGGCGGCCGGCGAGTCGGGGGTGCGGCGGTTCGTCCACACGAGTTCCATGGCCGTGTACAGCGACGCCGGGGAAGGGTTGTTCGTGAGCGAGAGCCATCCCGCGTCGCCCCTGAGTCCTTACGGCATCAGCAAACTGGCGGGCGAGCACTATGTATTCATGATGGGTTCCCGGCTGGGACTCGAGCCGGTTGTGCTGCGGCTCTTCAATACCTACGGTACGCGCCAGGGATACACGCCCTACGTGGGTGTGATCACGATCTTTGTAACCAATATCCTTGCGGGAAAACCGTGCGTCATCTTCGGTGACGGGCGCCAGCGCCGGGATTTCGTGCATGTGGCGGATGTGGCGGAAGCCTTCCGGCTCGCCGCGGAATCCGACGCGGCGCCGGGACAGGCCTTCAACGTGGGCTCGGGGCGGGGCGCCACGGTCAGCGAGCTCGCGGACCTGCTCCAGTCCATGCTGGGCCGGGCCACGTTCACCCACGAACCGGCCCAGGCGACGGAGCTGCGCAATTCCGTGGCCGATATCTCGAAGGCCCGGCAATTGCTGGGCTACCGGCCGCGCGGGACTCTGGAAGAGCGCTTGCCCGAAGTCATCGGCTACTTGAAGTCACGCCCCGCGTGA
- a CDS encoding exo-alpha-sialidase, which translates to MRIPALGILVCLSSAAMAAENAAQYLDIFPPQSQHTHGSSIIQCPDGSFLACWFQGSGERTANDVRILGARLGEGSSQWSPVFLMADTPGLPDCNPVLYLDKHERVWLFWIAVLANRWECSLLKYRWAENPNGAEAPDWKWQDVIVLEPGQEFPAQLKAGFDALGFEEGMWAEYAPPYHLQLIEAAADPAKRQTGWMTRIHPYTLDSGRILLPVYSDGFNVSMVAISDDDGASWRASAPMVGRGPIQPTIVQKGAGTLIAYLRDSGDAPNRVMASSSEDGGETWSPAVDTDIPNPGSSLEAIELDSGNWLMILNDTEDGRHRLSAFLSDDEGATWKWRRVIEPGPMGGNSFAYPSVIEGRNGAIHMTYSCTSGQGSCIRYAAISEAWVKSGH; encoded by the coding sequence ATGCGAATCCCTGCGCTTGGAATACTGGTTTGTCTCTCCTCGGCAGCTATGGCCGCGGAAAACGCTGCCCAGTACCTCGACATTTTTCCGCCCCAAAGCCAGCACACCCACGGAAGCAGCATTATCCAGTGTCCCGATGGCTCGTTCCTGGCTTGCTGGTTTCAGGGCTCAGGCGAACGTACGGCCAACGATGTGCGCATTCTGGGGGCGCGTCTGGGGGAAGGCAGCTCACAATGGTCCCCGGTATTCCTGATGGCGGATACACCCGGCCTGCCCGACTGCAATCCCGTGCTGTATCTTGACAAACACGAGCGCGTCTGGCTGTTCTGGATTGCCGTGCTGGCAAACCGGTGGGAATGCTCGCTTCTCAAGTACCGGTGGGCGGAGAATCCGAATGGCGCGGAAGCCCCCGATTGGAAATGGCAGGATGTCATCGTTCTCGAACCCGGCCAGGAGTTCCCCGCGCAACTGAAAGCGGGATTCGACGCACTGGGATTTGAGGAGGGCATGTGGGCCGAATACGCGCCACCCTATCACCTCCAGTTGATCGAAGCCGCGGCCGATCCGGCCAAGCGCCAGACCGGCTGGATGACGCGCATCCATCCCTACACCCTCGACAGCGGCCGAATCCTCCTGCCTGTCTATTCCGACGGGTTCAACGTCTCGATGGTGGCCATCTCGGACGACGACGGGGCTTCGTGGCGCGCAAGCGCTCCCATGGTCGGCCGCGGACCGATTCAACCCACCATCGTCCAAAAAGGCGCCGGCACCCTGATAGCTTATCTGCGCGATAGCGGAGACGCCCCCAACCGTGTAATGGCAAGTTCTTCCGAAGACGGCGGCGAGACCTGGTCTCCCGCCGTCGACACCGACATTCCGAACCCGGGCTCGAGCCTCGAAGCCATCGAACTCGATAGCGGCAACTGGCTGATGATACTGAACGATACCGAGGACGGCCGCCACCGTCTGAGCGCGTTCTTGTCCGATGACGAAGGCGCAACCTGGAAATGGCGGCGCGTCATCGAGCCCGGTCCCATGGGGGGCAACTCGTTCGCCTACCCATCCGTCATCGAGGGGCGGAACGGCGCCATTCACATGACCTACTCGTGCACCTCCGGCCAGGGAAGCTGCATCCGGTACGCGGCCATCTCCGAGGCGTGGGTCAAGAGCGGCCACTAG
- a CDS encoding GAF domain-containing protein — MEKVKTAPSETRELAELRQRVLELEKARRELEHAQRILRTREENERRFTELLSSLVAITNELSAAESVDELIGRAVEWGRTNLGFDRLGIWLRTEEPNVIRGSWGVDESGRLRDERHLRARIDPNGPEGRILLAREPFLLLEHATFPGPDRRSKTTGPQFFSALWDGEQVIGLVSADNLLRNTAMTRHQCELLRLFSTVVGCLCSRKRIDLEHERLTAELKDASTRLKTIQDLIPLCAECSRVRDEKGEWKPLEMYAEQHPKADFGHGLCPECMKKLNGEGNPDPQS; from the coding sequence ATGGAAAAGGTCAAGACAGCACCGTCCGAAACACGGGAACTCGCGGAATTGCGGCAGCGCGTTCTCGAGCTCGAGAAAGCCAGGCGCGAACTCGAACACGCCCAGCGCATACTGCGCACAAGGGAAGAAAATGAGCGGCGGTTCACGGAACTGCTTTCCTCGCTCGTGGCAATCACGAACGAATTGTCGGCAGCAGAATCGGTTGACGAACTCATCGGCCGCGCGGTGGAATGGGGGCGCACCAACCTTGGATTCGACCGCCTCGGCATCTGGCTCCGCACCGAGGAACCGAATGTCATCCGCGGCTCGTGGGGCGTAGATGAAAGCGGCCGACTTCGCGACGAACGCCATCTGCGCGCGCGCATTGACCCGAACGGTCCCGAGGGGCGCATCCTTCTTGCCAGGGAACCGTTTCTTCTGCTCGAACATGCAACGTTCCCCGGCCCGGACCGCCGCTCCAAGACCACCGGCCCCCAGTTCTTCTCGGCCTTGTGGGACGGGGAGCAGGTCATCGGGCTCGTCAGCGCGGACAACCTTCTACGAAACACCGCCATGACGCGACACCAGTGCGAACTGCTCCGGCTCTTCAGCACCGTGGTCGGATGTCTGTGTTCGCGGAAACGCATCGACCTCGAACACGAGCGGCTCACTGCCGAATTGAAGGACGCTTCGACCCGGCTCAAGACCATCCAGGATCTTATTCCACTCTGCGCGGAATGCAGTCGTGTTCGCGATGAAAAAGGCGAGTGGAAACCGCTCGAAATGTACGCAGAACAGCACCCGAAGGCGGACTTCGGACACGGCCTGTGCCCGGAATGCATGAAGAAGCTCAACGGCGAGGGAAACCCTGACCCGCAGTCGTAG